A genome region from Sphingobium sp. WTD-1 includes the following:
- a CDS encoding TonB-dependent receptor has translation MIAFVQASSARKWLSAASTLACAIACVSAAQAQNAQAQSVQGDAAVAPDQRQADAAAQESDIIVTGFRQSLGAAINLKRQSVSSVDAIVAEDIAKFPDQNLAESLQRIPGISIQRDGGEGRAITVRGLGAQFTRVRVNGLETVATSTDGASSNRDRSFDFNVFASELFSSLVVHKTAEASLDEGSLGAVVDLNTGNPLGGKEGLTLVGSATASYNDLAKNWGPRLAGIASWKSADGRFGVALSAAYSTLDTKELGNNSVRWAQARFDNVDGTACFTQPNSGGTYRASAACDQAALSFHPRIPRYGEVRHDRERLGLTGSVQFAPTDATKISIDGLYSRFKETREEKWGEVLLRSNERSINVVNPVYDDNGNMISATLNDAWVRTEHYLRKSSTEFYQIGGTWDQDVTDKFRFTLLGGLSKSNADIPVETTVVFDDRDAQGYSYDYSDMKHPKLTFGTSVTDPANFQLAEIRDRPSNTTNRFKTAQLRTEWDAAEGLTVKVGSMWRRFDFKTVGYQRDTAVCGNGGKDLVLGTITCSPTSLFGPSAVYGFQATPELSELFTLGKAGQPSGTTTQWLIPNLDTATAYTKLYDRALALDVGNNRSVREEVTGGYFQFDAKGDLFGLEYALNAGMRYAKTDQRSTGLNGGIPVTIKRSYEDWLPAANLALFPTDKLVIRAAVADVMTRPTLGSLTPGGSADGFQYRVSYGNPYLNPYRATAYDLAVEWYFAPQSLFSVALFKKDVQSFPVAATISNATFAETGLPASVLVSSSPAALNPALQAEPIWTIATTVNGTGASLKGAEIALQLPFTFLPGIFKHFGILANATFIDSNATYNVSGPAVVPGGGLVNVARENTLFGVSKRAYNGTLYYDDNRFSARVSASYRGPYSDQNSGTGNVFEGYNSTVNVDASVRYKATDWLEFTLDGINLTDEYRGRYTDLDANRNYEYNHFGRTFQFGARVKM, from the coding sequence ATGATTGCGTTCGTACAGGCTTCGTCCGCCCGGAAATGGCTGTCCGCAGCCTCGACCCTGGCATGCGCCATTGCCTGCGTTTCCGCCGCTCAGGCCCAAAATGCCCAGGCTCAGTCCGTGCAGGGCGATGCTGCGGTTGCGCCGGATCAGCGGCAGGCGGATGCCGCAGCCCAGGAATCCGACATCATCGTCACCGGTTTCCGCCAGTCGCTGGGCGCGGCGATCAACCTCAAGCGCCAGTCGGTCAGTTCGGTCGATGCGATCGTGGCGGAGGATATCGCCAAGTTCCCCGACCAAAATCTTGCGGAATCCCTTCAGCGTATCCCCGGCATCTCGATCCAGCGTGATGGTGGCGAAGGGCGCGCGATCACCGTGCGCGGCCTTGGTGCGCAGTTCACCCGTGTGCGCGTCAACGGGCTGGAAACGGTCGCCACCTCGACCGATGGTGCCAGCTCGAACCGCGATCGCTCCTTCGATTTCAACGTCTTCGCGTCCGAACTGTTCAGCTCGCTGGTCGTCCACAAGACGGCCGAAGCCTCGCTGGATGAAGGCTCGCTCGGCGCCGTGGTCGATCTTAACACCGGCAATCCGCTCGGCGGCAAGGAAGGGTTGACCCTCGTCGGGTCGGCGACCGCCTCCTATAATGATCTGGCCAAGAATTGGGGGCCGCGCCTGGCCGGCATCGCGTCCTGGAAATCGGCGGACGGGCGCTTCGGCGTCGCCCTTTCGGCGGCCTATTCGACGCTCGACACCAAGGAACTGGGCAATAACAGCGTGCGCTGGGCCCAGGCCCGCTTCGACAATGTCGATGGCACGGCCTGTTTCACCCAGCCCAATTCGGGCGGCACCTATCGTGCCAGCGCAGCCTGCGATCAGGCCGCGCTGTCCTTCCACCCCCGCATCCCGCGCTATGGCGAGGTGCGCCATGATCGTGAGCGGCTGGGCCTGACCGGATCGGTGCAGTTCGCGCCGACCGACGCGACCAAGATCTCGATCGACGGCCTCTATTCGCGCTTCAAGGAAACCCGCGAGGAGAAATGGGGCGAGGTATTGCTGCGCTCCAACGAGCGGTCGATCAATGTCGTCAATCCGGTCTATGACGATAATGGCAACATGATCTCGGCGACGCTCAACGACGCCTGGGTCCGCACCGAACATTATCTGCGCAAGTCGAGCACCGAATTCTATCAGATCGGTGGCACCTGGGATCAGGATGTGACGGACAAGTTCCGCTTCACCCTGCTGGGCGGCCTGTCCAAATCCAACGCCGATATTCCGGTCGAAACCACGGTGGTCTTCGACGATCGCGATGCCCAGGGCTATAGCTATGACTATAGCGACATGAAGCATCCCAAGCTGACCTTCGGCACCAGCGTGACCGATCCGGCCAATTTCCAGCTTGCCGAAATCCGCGACCGTCCGTCCAACACCACCAACCGGTTCAAGACCGCGCAGTTGCGCACCGAATGGGACGCGGCGGAGGGGCTGACCGTGAAGGTCGGTTCGATGTGGCGCCGGTTCGACTTCAAGACCGTCGGCTATCAGCGCGATACCGCGGTCTGCGGCAATGGCGGCAAGGATCTGGTGCTGGGCACCATCACCTGCTCGCCGACCAGCCTGTTCGGCCCGAGCGCCGTCTATGGCTTCCAGGCCACGCCGGAATTGAGTGAACTCTTCACCCTGGGCAAGGCGGGCCAGCCGTCGGGCACGACCACCCAGTGGCTGATCCCGAACCTCGACACGGCGACCGCCTACACCAAGCTCTATGATCGCGCACTGGCGCTCGACGTCGGCAACAACCGGTCGGTGCGCGAGGAAGTGACCGGCGGCTATTTCCAGTTCGATGCCAAGGGCGACCTGTTCGGCCTCGAATATGCGCTGAACGCGGGCATGCGCTATGCCAAGACCGACCAGCGCTCGACCGGCCTCAATGGCGGCATCCCGGTGACGATCAAGCGCAGCTATGAGGATTGGCTGCCGGCCGCCAACCTGGCCCTGTTCCCGACCGACAAGCTGGTCATTCGCGCGGCGGTGGCCGACGTGATGACCCGCCCGACGTTGGGCAGCCTGACGCCGGGTGGTTCGGCCGACGGCTTCCAATATCGTGTCAGCTACGGCAATCCCTATCTCAATCCCTATCGTGCGACCGCCTATGACCTCGCTGTCGAATGGTATTTCGCGCCCCAGTCGCTCTTCTCGGTCGCCCTGTTCAAGAAGGATGTGCAGAGCTTCCCGGTCGCCGCTACCATTTCCAACGCGACCTTCGCGGAAACCGGCCTGCCGGCCTCGGTGCTGGTCAGTTCCTCGCCCGCCGCGCTCAATCCCGCGCTGCAGGCCGAACCGATCTGGACCATCGCGACCACGGTCAACGGCACCGGCGCCTCGCTCAAGGGCGCGGAAATCGCGCTACAACTGCCCTTCACCTTCCTGCCGGGCATCTTCAAGCATTTCGGCATCCTGGCGAACGCGACCTTCATCGATTCAAACGCGACCTATAATGTGTCGGGGCCGGCGGTCGTGCCGGGTGGCGGCCTGGTCAATGTCGCGCGGGAGAACACGTTGTTCGGCGTGTCGAAGCGGGCCTATAACGGCACCCTCTATTATGACGACAACCGCTTCAGCGCGCGCGTCTCTGCCAGCTATCGCGGGCCTTATAGCGACCAGAACAGCGGTACCGGCAATGTCTTCGAAGGCTATAATTCGACCGTCAATGTCGACGCCTCGGTCCGTTACAAGGCGACT